Proteins co-encoded in one Streptomyces roseochromogenus subsp. oscitans DS 12.976 genomic window:
- a CDS encoding ATP-dependent DNA ligase gives MDLPVMPPVKPMLAKSVAKIPPGMHYEAKWDGFRAIVFRDGAEVELGSRTGKPLTRYFPELVAALTERVPGRCVLDGEIVIARDGRLDFDALTERIHPADSRVRMLAEKTPASFVAFDLLALDDHSLLDTPLTDRRALLERALAEATPPVHLAPATTDLDVAQHWFEQYEGAGLDGVVAKPLTLRYLQDERAMFKIKHERTADVVVAGYRFHKSGPVVGSLLLGLYDDHGRLQHVGVSAAFAMRKRAELVEELAPLRMDDVAGHPWAAWSDEAAHETARLPGAPSRWSGKKDLSWVPLRPERVAEVAYDHMENGQRFRHTARFRRWRPDRTPESCTYAQLEEPVRYDLAEILGETDRG, from the coding sequence ATGGATCTGCCGGTGATGCCGCCCGTGAAGCCCATGCTCGCCAAGTCCGTGGCGAAGATCCCGCCGGGCATGCACTACGAGGCGAAGTGGGACGGGTTCCGGGCGATCGTGTTCCGCGACGGGGCCGAGGTCGAGCTGGGCAGTCGTACCGGGAAGCCGTTGACCAGGTACTTTCCCGAGCTGGTGGCGGCGCTGACGGAGCGGGTGCCCGGGCGGTGCGTGCTGGACGGGGAGATCGTGATCGCGCGGGACGGCCGTCTGGACTTCGACGCGCTGACCGAGCGGATCCACCCCGCCGACTCCCGGGTGCGGATGCTGGCCGAGAAGACCCCGGCCTCGTTCGTCGCCTTCGACCTGCTCGCCCTGGACGACCACTCGCTGCTCGACACCCCGCTGACCGACCGCCGGGCGCTGTTGGAACGGGCGCTCGCCGAGGCGACGCCGCCGGTGCATCTGGCGCCCGCGACGACGGATCTCGACGTGGCGCAGCACTGGTTCGAGCAGTACGAGGGCGCCGGTCTGGACGGGGTCGTCGCCAAGCCGCTCACCCTGCGCTATCTGCAGGACGAGCGGGCCATGTTCAAGATCAAGCACGAGCGGACGGCGGACGTGGTGGTGGCCGGGTACCGCTTCCACAAGAGCGGTCCAGTGGTCGGTTCGCTACTGCTCGGGCTCTACGACGACCATGGCAGGCTCCAGCATGTGGGGGTGTCGGCCGCCTTCGCCATGAGGAAGCGGGCCGAACTGGTCGAGGAACTGGCACCGCTGCGCATGGACGACGTGGCCGGGCACCCGTGGGCGGCCTGGTCGGACGAGGCCGCCCATGAGACGGCCCGGCTGCCGGGCGCGCCGAGCCGCTGGTCGGGCAAGAAGGACCTGTCCTGGGTACCGCTCCGGCCGGAGCGGGTCGCCGAGGTGGCCTACGACCACATGGAGAACGGGCAGCGCTTCCGGCACACCGCCCGCTTCCGCCGCTGGCGTCCGGACCGCACACCGGAGAGCTGCACCTACGCCCAGCTGGAGGAGCCGGTGCGCTACGACCTCGCGGAGATCCTCGGCGAGACCGACCGGGGCTGA
- the ligD gene encoding non-homologous end-joining DNA ligase, whose product MGDAVELEAGGRTVRLSSPDKVFFPERGFTKLDLAQYYVAVGPGILRALRNRPTTLERYPDGVGGEWFYQKRAPKGMPDWIPTAHITFPSGRSADEMCPTEQAAVVWAAQYGTLTFHPWPVRATDVDRPDELRIDLDPQPGTDYDDAARAAHELRAVLDEFGGLRGWPKTSGGRGLHVFVPIEPRWTFTQVRRAAIAVGREMERRMPDQVTIKWWKEERGRRIFVDYNQTARDRTIASAYSVRPRPNAPVSAPLRWDEVGVAHPADFDLATMPARFAELGDIHADMDDHAYSLDALLELARRDEHDHGLGDLPYPPEYPKMPGEPKRVQPSRARREETP is encoded by the coding sequence ATGGGTGACGCGGTGGAACTGGAGGCGGGCGGCCGGACCGTACGGCTGTCCAGCCCGGACAAGGTCTTCTTTCCGGAGCGGGGCTTCACCAAGCTGGACCTCGCGCAGTACTACGTCGCCGTCGGCCCCGGCATCCTGCGCGCGCTGCGCAACCGCCCCACCACCCTGGAGCGCTACCCCGATGGCGTGGGCGGCGAGTGGTTCTACCAGAAGCGGGCCCCGAAGGGCATGCCCGACTGGATCCCGACCGCCCACATCACCTTCCCCAGCGGCCGCAGCGCCGACGAGATGTGCCCCACCGAACAGGCCGCCGTGGTGTGGGCCGCCCAGTACGGCACCCTCACCTTTCACCCCTGGCCGGTGCGCGCCACGGACGTCGACCGCCCCGACGAACTCCGCATCGACCTCGACCCGCAGCCCGGCACCGACTACGACGACGCCGCCCGCGCCGCCCACGAACTGCGCGCCGTCCTCGACGAGTTCGGCGGACTGCGCGGCTGGCCCAAGACCTCCGGCGGCCGGGGCCTGCACGTCTTCGTCCCCATCGAACCGCGCTGGACCTTCACCCAGGTCCGGCGCGCCGCGATCGCCGTCGGCCGGGAGATGGAACGCCGGATGCCCGATCAGGTGACGATCAAGTGGTGGAAGGAGGAGCGGGGCCGCCGCATCTTCGTGGACTACAACCAGACCGCCCGCGACCGCACCATCGCCTCCGCCTACTCCGTACGCCCCCGCCCGAACGCCCCCGTCTCGGCACCCCTGCGCTGGGACGAGGTCGGCGTGGCCCACCCCGCCGACTTCGACCTCGCCACCATGCCGGCCCGCTTCGCCGAACTCGGCGACATACACGCCGACATGGACGACCACGCCTACTCCTTGGACGCCCTGCTGGAACTGGCCCGCCGCGACGAACACGACCACGGCCTGGGTGACCTGCCCTACCCGCCGGAGTACCCGAAGATGCCCGGCGAACCCAAACGCGTCCAGCCGAGCCGGGCGCGGCGCGAGGAGACGCCCTGA